One Myxosarcina sp. GI1 genomic window carries:
- a CDS encoding response regulator: protein MTESTVPQGILVVDDNPNNLEVISETLTKAGFQVAVAIDGESALEQLQYHQPELILLDVMMSGIDGYETCKRLKNNPSTFDIPVIFMTALSDTEHKVKGFSLGAVDYITKPFQQDEVLARVRVQLQLRNLTRTLEDQNRILKQEILQRQRIEASLLKFNQELEKRVAERTVKLSSTLKKLQQAQSQLVRQKEQLEIRVKERTAELAQSIIDADEARQEAENANQAKSSFLANMSHELRTPMNAIIGYSEMLIEEAEDLEQDDFIPDLNKIRSAGKHLLNLINDILDISKIEAGRMELYLENFNVRDLVRETVSTISPLIDKNGNTLTVELSEDLGVMHADVTKVKQSLFNLLSNASKFTERGKVTLKVNRYIIDTKDWISFQISDTGIGMNSEQIAKLFRAFTQADASTTRKYGGTGLGLAITKKFCQMMGGDINVTSQVDCGSTFTIQLPLHVEKINEQTKNKVLKQATVSKIDPVRSQKDTILVIDDDPTIHDLLEKFLTKQGFNVQTASNGTEGLRLAKETKPQAITLDVMMPETDGWSILTALKAEPTTADIPVVMMTMVDNRNLGYALGASDYLLKPIEQKNLVAVLDKYRPKSSSNVVLLVEDDFQTREILRRQLEKENLLVIEATNGLEALEALDTHNPGLIISDLMMPDMDGFELIHQLRLQEQHKSIPTIVLTARELTNEERQKLSGQVTKIFQKGSYERETLLSEVHHLLSEAISRSHSIKILSSQSS, encoded by the coding sequence ATGACCGAAAGTACAGTTCCTCAAGGCATTTTAGTTGTAGATGATAATCCTAATAATTTGGAAGTTATTTCCGAAACTTTAACTAAAGCAGGATTTCAAGTAGCTGTAGCCATAGATGGAGAAAGCGCGTTAGAACAACTTCAGTATCATCAACCAGAGTTGATTTTACTTGACGTTATGATGTCTGGTATCGATGGATATGAAACTTGTAAGCGTCTAAAGAATAACCCCTCAACTTTCGATATTCCCGTTATTTTTATGACAGCCTTATCTGATACAGAACACAAGGTTAAGGGTTTTTCTCTAGGTGCAGTTGACTATATTACCAAACCGTTTCAGCAAGATGAAGTATTGGCAAGAGTTCGAGTTCAGCTACAGTTACGCAACTTAACCAGAACTTTAGAAGATCAAAATAGAATACTCAAGCAAGAGATTTTACAAAGACAAAGAATAGAAGCCTCATTACTCAAGTTCAATCAAGAACTAGAAAAGCGGGTAGCCGAACGCACTGTCAAGCTGTCTAGTACTCTGAAAAAATTACAACAGGCTCAAAGTCAGCTTGTAAGACAAAAAGAGCAACTAGAAATTCGAGTTAAAGAGCGCACGGCAGAACTCGCCCAAAGTATTATCGATGCGGATGAAGCACGCCAAGAAGCAGAAAATGCCAATCAGGCTAAAAGTTCTTTTCTTGCCAATATGAGTCACGAATTACGGACTCCCATGAATGCAATTATTGGCTATAGTGAAATGTTAATCGAAGAAGCAGAAGACTTAGAACAAGATGATTTTATACCCGATCTCAACAAAATTCGCAGTGCGGGAAAACATCTTTTAAATCTAATTAATGATATTCTCGATATTTCTAAAATTGAAGCTGGTCGTATGGAGCTTTATTTAGAAAATTTTAATGTTAGAGATCTTGTTCGAGAAACAGTATCTACAATATCTCCTCTAATAGATAAAAATGGCAATACCTTGACGGTCGAACTTTCCGAAGATTTAGGAGTAATGCATGCTGATGTTACTAAAGTAAAACAAAGTTTATTTAATCTATTGAGTAACGCGAGTAAATTTACCGAACGAGGCAAAGTTACTTTAAAAGTCAACCGTTACATTATTGATACTAAAGATTGGATAAGTTTTCAAATTAGCGATACAGGTATTGGCATGAATTCAGAACAAATCGCTAAGTTATTTCGAGCTTTTACTCAGGCTGATGCTTCGACAACCCGCAAATATGGTGGAACTGGTTTGGGGTTAGCAATTACCAAAAAATTCTGTCAAATGATGGGAGGAGATATTAACGTTACTAGTCAAGTAGATTGCGGTTCTACTTTTACAATTCAATTGCCACTTCATGTAGAAAAAATTAACGAACAGACAAAAAATAAGGTTTTGAAGCAAGCTACTGTTTCAAAAATCGATCCCGTTAGATCTCAGAAGGATACAATTTTGGTAATTGATGACGATCCAACTATTCACGATCTACTTGAAAAATTCTTAACAAAACAGGGATTTAACGTTCAAACCGCTTCTAACGGTACGGAAGGTTTGCGTCTGGCTAAGGAAACTAAACCTCAAGCAATTACTCTCGATGTCATGATGCCTGAAACGGATGGTTGGTCGATACTTACCGCTCTTAAAGCCGAGCCCACAACTGCCGATATTCCAGTAGTTATGATGACTATGGTAGATAACCGCAACTTAGGCTATGCTCTAGGGGCTTCAGATTATTTACTCAAACCAATCGAACAGAAAAATTTAGTAGCAGTATTAGATAAATATCGACCAAAATCGTCTTCAAACGTAGTTTTACTGGTAGAAGATGATTTTCAAACTAGAGAAATATTACGCCGTCAGTTAGAAAAAGAGAATTTATTGGTCATAGAAGCCACTAATGGTCTAGAAGCATTGGAAGCACTTGATACACACAATCCTGGATTGATTATTTCAGATTTAATGATGCCTGACATGGATGGTTTTGAATTAATTCATCAACTGCGACTTCAAGAACAACACAAATCGATTCCAACAATTGTGCTGACAGCAAGGGAACTTACTAACGAAGAGCGGCAAAAATTATCTGGACAGGTGACAAAAATTTTTCAAAAAGGCTCTTACGAACGTGAGACTTTGTTATCAGAAGTCCATCATCTTTTATCAGAAGCTATTTCTCGCAGTCATTCAATAAAGATTTTATCTTCTCAATCATCATAG
- a CDS encoding DUF6272 family protein, with protein sequence MSTFFLNTDNCASNLKKQMQIKSAVSYIANELLENAVKYSNKKSELPISIQIHLNYDRIIFQTTNSLRQQDFNNFQACIQKLLNSDPDELYLYILEKNAIDENNENSGLGFLTMVNDYNAKLGWKFEKFTRQFEEIGVTTMVQLQI encoded by the coding sequence TTGAGTACTTTTTTTCTCAATACAGATAATTGCGCAAGCAATTTAAAAAAACAAATGCAAATCAAAAGTGCTGTTAGTTATATCGCTAATGAACTACTAGAAAATGCCGTGAAATACAGTAACAAAAAATCAGAGTTGCCAATCAGTATCCAAATTCATCTTAACTACGACCGAATTATTTTTCAAACTACTAATAGCCTCAGACAACAGGATTTTAATAATTTCCAAGCCTGTATTCAAAAACTTCTTAATTCAGATCCAGACGAGTTGTACTTATATATTTTGGAAAAGAATGCTATTGATGAAAATAATGAAAATTCAGGGTTAGGCTTTTTAACTATGGTTAACGATTATAATGCCAAACTTGGCTGGAAGTTTGAAAAATTTACGCGACAGTTTGAAGAAATAGGTGTAACAACAATGGTTCAACTACAAATTTAA
- a CDS encoding SpoIIE family protein phosphatase, with translation MSTDLQSQLSILAHLRHELRNPINAIVGYSEMLLEDLEATTTDPKVVTDLTEISLCGKELLNLVNTFLNPELLNGDTYALKTIVANPTLQVELQKPTQQVINYCQKLLNTANIDSINYSEDLNKICTAASHLSNEIANIIQLYEEVQSSTSIAINDNLSTMNLSDAPEYIADRHEELSQDTILIVDDSQANRDLLSRQVEAQGYRVATAADGRQALEMIQKGQYDLILLDVMMPEIDGYQVLQWIRHSNWQHIPVIMISALDKIDSVVKCIEMGAEDYLPKPFNSVLLKARINACLNKKKLRDRETLYLSKLAEANTQITQLNQLLTAENSRLSAELEISQRLQKMILPKEQELNSIKELEIAGFMEPADEVGGDYYDVLQNNGQLKIAIGDVTGHGLESGVLMLMVQTAVRTLMESNQTDPKKFLEILNRTIYKNIQRMNSDKYLSLCLVDFHGGKLKLSGQHEEILVIRSGGNLERIDTIDLGFPIGLEVTIEEFVFQVEIELEPEDVVVLYTDGITEAENDLGIQYGLEKLSQIVKNNCDRSAENIRQIVVDDVKKHIGFHKIYDDITLVVIKKR, from the coding sequence ATGTCTACCGATCTTCAATCTCAATTATCGATACTCGCCCATCTGCGTCATGAATTACGCAATCCAATCAATGCGATCGTGGGTTACAGTGAAATGCTTTTAGAAGATTTAGAAGCAACAACAACAGATCCGAAGGTGGTAACAGATTTAACCGAAATTAGTCTTTGTGGTAAAGAATTACTGAATTTAGTTAATACTTTTCTCAATCCAGAACTACTAAATGGCGATACTTACGCCCTCAAAACAATTGTTGCCAATCCTACTTTACAAGTAGAATTACAAAAACCAACTCAGCAGGTAATTAATTATTGTCAAAAACTCTTGAATACAGCAAATATTGACTCTATTAATTATAGTGAAGACTTAAATAAAATCTGCACTGCGGCTTCACATCTATCAAACGAAATTGCAAACATAATTCAACTGTATGAAGAGGTACAATCTTCTACTTCGATAGCCATTAATGATAATTTATCAACAATGAATTTATCAGATGCGCCAGAATATATTGCAGATCGGCACGAAGAACTTAGCCAAGACACTATTTTAATTGTTGATGATAGTCAAGCCAATCGCGATTTGCTGTCTCGTCAGGTGGAGGCTCAAGGTTATCGAGTAGCTACAGCAGCTGATGGTCGTCAAGCTTTAGAGATGATTCAAAAAGGACAATACGATTTGATTTTACTTGACGTTATGATGCCAGAAATCGATGGTTATCAAGTTCTCCAATGGATTCGTCATAGTAATTGGCAGCATATTCCCGTAATCATGATTTCAGCCTTAGATAAAATCGATAGCGTCGTCAAATGTATTGAAATGGGAGCGGAAGATTATCTGCCCAAACCATTTAACTCTGTATTATTAAAAGCTAGAATTAATGCCTGTTTAAATAAAAAAAAGTTGCGCGATCGAGAAACTCTTTATTTAAGCAAACTTGCTGAAGCTAATACACAAATTACTCAATTAAATCAGCTTCTAACAGCAGAAAATAGTCGACTCAGTGCCGAACTAGAAATTAGTCAACGTTTGCAAAAAATGATTTTGCCTAAAGAACAAGAATTAAATAGCATTAAAGAACTAGAAATTGCTGGATTTATGGAACCAGCAGATGAAGTTGGAGGCGATTATTATGATGTTTTACAAAATAACGGACAGCTCAAAATTGCCATAGGAGATGTTACTGGTCATGGTTTAGAAAGTGGTGTCTTGATGCTTATGGTTCAAACAGCAGTACGTACCTTAATGGAAAGCAATCAAACCGATCCAAAAAAATTTCTAGAAATTCTCAATCGTACCATTTATAAAAATATTCAAAGAATGAATTCGGATAAATATCTTTCTTTATGTTTGGTAGATTTTCACGGAGGAAAATTAAAATTAAGCGGACAACATGAAGAAATTTTAGTAATTCGTTCTGGAGGCAATTTAGAACGAATCGATACAATCGATCTCGGTTTTCCTATTGGATTAGAAGTAACTATTGAAGAATTTGTGTTTCAAGTTGAGATTGAATTAGAACCTGAAGATGTTGTAGTTCTTTATACCGATGGTATTACTGAGGCAGAAAATGACTTGGGAATACAATATGGACTGGAAAAATTATCTCAAATAGTCAAGAATAACTGCGATCGCTCTGCAGAAAATATTCGGCAAATTGTTGTTGACGATGTTAAAAAGCACATTGGTTTTCATAAAATTTATGATGATATTACTTTAGTTGTTATAAAAAAAAGATAA
- a CDS encoding TIGR00341 family protein: protein MTILLTYNPRYLTRIKYFLRKIKRKLNLSKLWYQDNGNWHWLKEKQLPIVSLNRSLWRLSVPSFSFHFMLGLSSIIATLGLLANSAAVIIGAMIIAPLMGPIVGMAYSIAMGNRKLLRRSSFTVLKGTILTIAVAWVATSIIGLETVDTEIMARVKPTLIDFGIAMAAGAAGAFANTRRSISSALPGVAIAVALVPPLGVVGIGLGQGEGSIAFGALLLFLTNLICIVFFGSLVFLFQSYGNIERAKKGLALSTAVMFCLGIPLTISMRELIVKKNVRYQIEDFILYETETFNNADINFVTVTPKKGYLKVDIEVAAPINSISQNQIDRIKVALSQLTDKEIYLEVEVVPMKRLISPNS, encoded by the coding sequence ATGACAATTTTACTAACATACAATCCTCGATATCTTACCCGAATTAAATATTTTCTGCGTAAAATCAAGAGAAAGCTAAATTTAAGTAAGCTATGGTATCAGGATAATGGTAATTGGCATTGGCTAAAAGAAAAGCAGCTTCCCATTGTCAGTTTAAATAGAAGTTTGTGGCGTTTATCCGTCCCTTCATTCAGCTTTCACTTCATGCTAGGCTTATCGAGCATTATCGCTACTTTAGGATTGCTGGCTAATAGTGCGGCAGTAATTATTGGGGCAATGATTATTGCTCCTTTGATGGGACCGATTGTGGGGATGGCATATTCTATCGCAATGGGCAATCGCAAACTATTGCGTCGTTCTAGCTTTACAGTACTCAAAGGAACTATTCTAACTATTGCAGTTGCCTGGGTTGCCACCTCAATTATCGGTCTAGAAACTGTAGATACAGAAATTATGGCTCGCGTTAAGCCAACTTTGATTGATTTCGGTATTGCAATGGCAGCAGGTGCTGCGGGTGCTTTTGCTAATACTCGTCGCAGTATTTCCAGTGCGTTACCAGGAGTTGCTATTGCCGTTGCCTTAGTTCCCCCGCTTGGCGTAGTAGGCATTGGTTTGGGGCAAGGAGAGGGCAGTATTGCCTTTGGTGCGCTGCTGCTATTTTTAACTAATCTCATCTGTATTGTCTTTTTTGGCAGTTTGGTATTTTTGTTTCAATCTTATGGCAACATCGAACGAGCTAAAAAAGGATTGGCATTGTCTACAGCAGTGATGTTTTGTTTGGGTATTCCTCTTACTATTTCCATGCGAGAATTAATTGTCAAAAAGAATGTTCGCTATCAAATTGAAGATTTTATTCTTTATGAGACAGAAACATTTAATAATGCAGATATTAATTTTGTTACAGTCACACCTAAAAAAGGTTATTTAAAGGTAGATATAGAAGTCGCCGCACCTATTAATTCAATTTCCCAAAATCAGATCGATCGCATTAAAGTTGCTCTTTCTCAATTGACCGATAAAGAAATTTATTTGGAAGTAGAAGTTGTTCCTATGAAACGTTTGATATCCCCTAATAGTTAA
- a CDS encoding STAS domain-containing protein, which produces MEIKTNTYHIVYDKSKQTVFFRGTLRLNGTKEYTLISELLNRVIETKPETIILNLKELDFLNSSGINILSKFVINVRKQQNVKMSVIGSEEIPWQSKSLKNLQRLMPSLILDLD; this is translated from the coding sequence ATGGAAATCAAAACTAATACCTATCACATAGTTTATGATAAAAGCAAACAAACTGTTTTCTTTCGGGGAACGCTGCGTTTAAATGGAACTAAAGAATATACATTAATTTCCGAACTACTAAACAGAGTCATAGAAACCAAACCAGAAACTATTATCTTAAATCTTAAAGAGCTGGATTTTTTGAATAGTTCTGGAATAAACATACTTTCAAAATTTGTAATTAATGTTCGCAAACAACAAAATGTTAAAATGTCTGTTATTGGGTCAGAAGAAATTCCCTGGCAAAGTAAATCGTTAAAGAACTTACAAAGGTTAATGCCTTCTTTAATTTTAGATTTAGACTAG
- the lpxD gene encoding UDP-3-O-(3-hydroxymyristoyl)glucosamine N-acyltransferase → MQFKEIVDKLDVALEKTSLRGRDLNPEITDIAAVERATYGSLSYIEGGKFAHLVTETAASALILPNDESLQTQASKRNIAWIATKEPRLVFARVIDLFYRPFQPEPAIAPSAAIATDARIGKNVYIGANVVIQSGVKIGDRVCIHPNVVIYPNVTIGENTVLHANCTIHERSHIGANCVIHSGAVIGAEGFGFVPTSQGWYKMQQSGHTVLEDGVEIGCNSTVDRPAVGETRIGRNTKLDNLVQIGHGCQIGQNCAFAAYVGLAGGVTVGNGVLLGGQVGVANQVTIGDGAIATAQTGIINDVAAGEMVSGMPHLPSKLYRKLFVIYKRLPEIYQMYKEFKKQ, encoded by the coding sequence GTGCAGTTTAAAGAAATCGTCGATAAATTAGATGTAGCTCTTGAAAAGACTAGCCTGCGCGGTCGCGATTTAAATCCCGAAATTACTGATATTGCTGCTGTAGAGCGTGCCACATATGGCAGCCTCAGTTATATCGAAGGGGGAAAATTCGCTCATTTAGTGACCGAAACTGCTGCTAGTGCCTTAATTTTACCTAATGATGAATCTTTGCAAACACAAGCTAGCAAAAGAAACATTGCCTGGATAGCTACTAAAGAACCGAGACTCGTATTCGCTAGAGTTATCGACCTATTTTACCGTCCTTTTCAACCAGAACCAGCAATTGCTCCGTCTGCAGCGATCGCAACCGATGCTCGTATAGGTAAAAATGTTTATATTGGAGCCAATGTCGTAATTCAAAGCGGTGTAAAGATCGGCGATCGCGTCTGTATCCATCCCAACGTAGTTATTTATCCTAATGTAACAATTGGAGAAAATACAGTACTTCACGCTAACTGTACCATCCACGAACGCAGTCATATTGGTGCTAACTGTGTCATTCATAGCGGTGCGGTAATCGGTGCGGAAGGCTTTGGTTTTGTACCTACTTCCCAGGGCTGGTATAAAATGCAGCAGTCGGGACACACGGTATTAGAAGATGGCGTGGAAATCGGTTGCAATAGCACTGTAGATCGTCCTGCGGTAGGTGAAACCAGAATTGGACGCAATACAAAGCTAGATAATTTAGTACAGATTGGTCATGGCTGTCAGATAGGTCAAAACTGTGCCTTTGCCGCTTATGTAGGACTTGCAGGAGGCGTAACGGTAGGCAACGGCGTGTTGTTAGGAGGACAGGTAGGAGTAGCCAATCAGGTAACAATTGGCGATGGTGCGATCGCCACCGCTCAAACGGGCATTATTAATGATGTTGCGGCAGGAGAAATGGTTTCGGGAATGCCTCATCTTCCCAGCAAGCTGTATCGAAAACTATTTGTAATTTACAAACGCTTACCAGAAATTTATCAAATGTACAAAGAATTCAAAAAGCAGTAA
- a CDS encoding response regulator, producing the protein MTKILLVEDNEMNRDMLSRRLKRRGYEVIMALDGSQGVSMTISERPDLVLMDMSLPILDGWEATKTIKANPNTQSIPIIALTAHAMAGDREKALEAGCDDYDTKPIELNRLIDKILHFLPQS; encoded by the coding sequence ATGACGAAAATTTTGTTAGTTGAAGATAACGAAATGAATCGAGATATGCTTTCGCGTCGGTTGAAACGTAGAGGATATGAGGTAATTATGGCACTCGATGGCTCTCAAGGGGTATCGATGACAATTTCCGAACGTCCCGATTTAGTATTGATGGACATGAGTTTGCCAATTTTAGATGGCTGGGAAGCTACTAAAACTATCAAAGCCAATCCCAATACGCAATCGATTCCAATTATTGCTTTGACTGCTCATGCGATGGCTGGCGATCGCGAAAAAGCTCTAGAAGCTGGATGCGATGACTACGATACGAAACCAATTGAATTAAATCGTTTGATTGACAAGATCCTGCATTTTTTACCCCAAAGTTAA